Genomic window (Methyloprofundus sp.):
TTCCTGATAACTACTTTCTGCAATAATCAAAATTGAACGCGTTAATAAGTCCTCAGTACCTTTAGGTAATCGTCCTGCACGATGGCAAACAACCTGCTGTTGTACTGATTTATAACTAGGCCCAAAAATATGATTAACCGCTCTGCTATCTGTATGGGTCAAGCCCGCAGCAACAAGGTGCCCTTCCCCATTATTAATGGCAGCCAAAATATCTTCAATTTTGTCATAAATTTTATATTCCACCTCAACATTCAATGAATCGGCTAAGGCCATACTCAAATCATATTCAAAACCTGCCGGCGCATCATCTGCACCAAGATAATAGGTCGTAGGTGCATTACGAGTTAGTACAATCAGCTTACCTTGGCTACGAATATCATTAATAACGGGATCACTTTCGCTACAACCAATTAATATCAATGCTGGAAAAATTAAAAATAGTAATATTTTAATGAACTTAGGGGGCATATTGCTATGTTATATAGGGTGTTAAAAATAAATGCCAATCATTACATCACTCATTCAGTGATAGAACTTTAATGCCTCGCAAAATAACTCAATATAATGAAGCATTCGTATTATAAAATAATACCCTATAAATCTAGTGATAAACACATTAAAAAGAACCTGTTTTCTACAAATAGTTGACCCAGTTCACATATGCAACCGATTAAATAATGCAATCGCTTTCCCGAGCATATTAAGCTGGTATAGTTAGAAACTGAAGTTTCCAAAAAAATCATCAAGCCACCATGCGTAACAGTACGGCAATCAGTGGATTTATCGGGGAGTTGCTTGGTTTGGGGCAAACATGATTAAAATCCGGGTTCAATGCTGCCTCGGTAATGATGCGCCGCACGTCTGAAAAGGCAAAACTGGCGCGCCCTTTTACTTTGTGCCGACGCTCCGGATCCGCCTTTAAACGGTCGGCATAAATCCAGGTCAGCGTACTTGCCATCATACAAAAATTCAAATGATTGGTCACGGAATGCGCATTACGACACTGACTTTTTTGACTGCCGATGTCTTGTTTCAACTCCTTGAATCCTGATTCGATTTTCCATCTCGCACCATAAAACTCGATCATTTGCGTGACCGATAATGACAAGTCCGTGCTAAACAGTGCGATCCATTGCGTTTTACGAAAAACCCACACGACGCGTACTTTGCATTTTAAACTTTTCAGCATGACAATGCGTTCATGGGCAAGTACCGTACGCTGTTTGCCATAAAGAGTCACCTGATATTCGGCGGCTTCGTGACGAATGCATTTTGCCATTTCTGTTGCCGAACCCAAGCGCTGGCCATATTTTCGAGGTCTCCCTCGCTGCCCAGATTGTCTTGTCTCGGGAAGATCATATAAAACACTATTACAGCGCAGGCGCGACAGAATATCAAACAGACTGCCTACCTCTTTGCGTACGGGCTTTAACAAACCTGCATTGCCAAACCAACTATCGGTCACCGCGAGTATTTGCTTGCCGGAAAAATGATTTGCAACCCCGATGATCATCTGTGCAGCTTGGCCGATCTTGGTTTCAAACGACTGCAATCGACCTTTGATCTTCGCTCGATCGGATTGTGCATCAATCGCTTTCTGTGGAAGGTAGTGGCGAAAATCTAAAAACAAACAGGCCCAACGATTTTTTATTTGCTTGAGCAAACCGATGGCTACCACGTTTTGTGCCCATGGGTAGTCGCTTTGATTGGCTTTGGCCGCATGATCATAAATGGTTTCGCAACCAAAGATTTTTTTGCCCACTTTAGGGTTGATGAAATCATCCAGGGCAATTAATAATCGGTCGTCCGTTTCAGGGTTGTCGATCAGGTCCCAGGCTGTTTTCCATAAACCTTGCCACGGTAATTTGGTTGATGCCATGAATGTGTAAAATCGTTTCCGCTTGATATTGATACCGAACAGCGTTTCAAGGCTACGCCATAAATTGGAACTAATGGAGGAAGTAAACGGGACAATGATCGACAGTAGCGTATAGGCAAATAACGAGGCTCTTTCTTTGCCGAGCGTGGTTTCTGAAAAATGTGATTGAAGAGGAGAAAGAAGATCGCGTAAAATGAACATGAATAAGGCTTTTTTGTTTGTATAATCAATTTGTTAGCACTGTTTATTATACTACAAAATACAGCCTTATTCACTATCAACCTGTTGTTTTTAAAGTAATTTGTACTTAAATATTAGTAATTGCTAATATTTTTCGAAAATTAGACTTTCCTAATATTTGGCTGACAAAAAACTGGGAAACCAAGCTCAGCGATATATGGACTGTATGATTTTAATTGGATCTTGCGTGCAATGTGGCAAACCCATTAATAAATGCCCCTATCCGCCTATATACCCCCCTAAAAACTGGGAAACTTCAGGTTAGAAACTATGACTTTACGTAGCCACTTCATTCTTATTACACTTATATTTATATGCTTTAGTGCTCAACTTTGGGCAGAAGTGGCAACAAGTGTCGGACTAGAAATAGTCAAATTACAATTAAGCAAACAAGAACAAGCATGGTTAGATCAACACCAAAATTTGACTTTTACAGGAGACCCAAACTGGTTACCCTATGAAGCCTTCAATAAACAAGGCGAATATATAGGTATTGTTGCTGAACACTTACATCTAGTAGAACAACAACTAGGTATTAAATTTAATATTATCACCAGCAAAACATGGCAAGAGTCTGTTGCTATGGTAAATAAAGATACTGTAGATATTATTTCTACCGCAGTCGATTCTGACTTACGCTCCGAATTAAATTTCACCAAACCTTACTTATCCAGTCCAATTGTTATTGTCATGCGTCAAGATCAGCCTTATATTGACAGCATTGCAGCAATAACAGATAAGAAAATTGCCTTAATTAAAGATTATTGCTACGTAGAAAATATTACTCAGCATTATCCCAATCAACATTATCTTTGGGTTGATAATATCAAAGAGGGCTTGGAGGCCGTTTCTTCAGGCAAAGCAGATGCATTATTATCAACGCTAGCAAATACTTCATATAGTATTTCTAGGTCTGCAATCAGCAATATACGTATTGTTGGCAAAACCGAATTTACCAATAAACTTGCCTTAGGCGTAAAAAAGGAATTTTCCCCACTCATCCCCTTACTTAATCGTGCTTTGGCTGCAATCAGTGCACAGCATAAAAAGCAAATATTTGACAAGTGGGGCGCGACTAAATTTGCACCTAAAACAAATTATCGCCTCATCACACAAATTGCAGCAGGCTTCATATTGTTGATTATCATGGTTCTCATCTGGAATCATAAACTACAACAACAAATCAACGCACGTAAACAAGCCGAAAAAGCACTTAGAGCAAGTGAGCAACGTTTTCATTCTATGTTTGAAGATGCCCCTTTAGGCGTTGCCCTCATTAACTCTTTTACTGGAAAAATTTATGAGATAAACACTCAATTTACCCATATTGTGGGTAGGTCAAAGCCCGACATTATTACAAGCGACTGGATGCTCAACATTCATAATGATGATATTCAAGCCTTAGAGGCAAACTTAACTCGTTTGCATTCTGGCATTATCAGCAGTTTTAATATAAACAATCGTTATCTCAAGCCTGATGCCAGTATTATTTGGCTGAATATGACAATCTCTCCTTTACTTGATGAGGATACCAGCAATCCTAAGCACTTATGCATGATTGAAGACATTACCGCAAGCAGAGCAAAAGATAAGGTCTTAAGAATTTTTGCCGAAAGTAAGCATGCTGATAGCAATGATATGCTGATGCTAATTACCGAGCAATTAATGACCTCTTCCAGTGTAAATCACGCTATTATCGGCACCCTCAATCAACAAAATCCTGAAATAATTGATGTGCTCTCTGCTTTAGTGCAAGGTGAAGTAATTGAAAACTTATCTTATCCACTTAAAGATACGCCATGCCAAAATGTCATTAATGGTGGTACTTACTTTTACCCCGAGCATCTACAGCAACTCTTCCCTAAAGACAAAGTGCTGGTTGATTTAAAGCTTGAAAGCTACTTTGGCATTCCTCTCACTAATAGCGCACAAAAAGTCATTGGTATTCTTGCTATTTTTGATACCAAAGCCATGACATTAGCTCCAGGCACTATAGAGTTGTTACATAGCTTGGCAGTCAGAGCCAGCATTGAAATAGAACGTAAAACAGCACAAGAGCAATTAAAAAAACTGTCATTGGCCGTAGAACATAGCCCCAGCGCCGTTATTATTACTGATGTAGACAGTGTTATTGAATATGTTAATCCAAAATTTACCGAAACTACTGGGTATGCAGCAAATGAAATACTCGGAGCAAAGCCCAGCTTATTCAAATCGGATGAATGTGCCACTGAAATCTATACAGATTTATGGGACACCTTATTAGCAGGCAATGAATGGCGCGGAGAATTACATAATCGCAAGAAAAATGGTGATTTATATTGGGCACGTGAATTTATTGCGCCAATCACTAATGATACAGGGGACATTACCCACTTTGTTGCCATCCAAGAGGATGTCACCGAAGCAAAGCTTATTAATGAAGAAATGACGCATCGTGCTACCCACGACATGCTCACAGGTCTCATTAACCGTGCTGAATTTGAATATCGCCTGCACAGAATCATTAAAACGGCACAGCAAGACCCTACAGTCAATCATGCTTTGTGTTTTTTAGATTTAGATCAATTTAAAGTGGTAAATGATACCAGTGGCCATGTGGCAGGCGATGAACTACTGCGCCAACTGGGGGCACTCCTTAGCAAGCAAGTACGCCAACGCGATACTTTAGCGCGTATAGGAGGTGATGAATTTGCCATTTTGATGGAGCACTGCGGCCTTGAACAGGCGGGTCGTGCTACCGAAACAATCCGCAAATTAATAGAAGATTTTCAATTTAATTGGGAAGACCGTAGCTATCGTATTGGGGTTAGCATAGGCCTCACCTTGATTAATCATACGATAAAGGATGCTTCTGAAGCATTAAAGCATGCTGATTTAGCCTGTTATGCTGCTAAAGATATGGGTCGTAATCGAGTGCATACATACCACCCTAATGATGCACAACTCGCCAAACAAGAAGGCGAATTACATTGGGCAGCACGCATTACAGAAGCATTAGAAAATAATATGTTTCGTTTATATGTACAAGCCATTGAGCCGATCACTAAGCCAGATTCCAATCTAAGCTATGAAATATTACTACGTTTACAAGAAAACAATGGTGACATCATTCCACCTGGTGGCTTCTTACCTGCCATTGAGCGCTATAACTTAGCGCATAAAGTCGATTTATGGGTGGTTGCACATACTTTTGAGTGGATCATGCAAAATACTGAGTATCTGCATAAAATTCAGCATTTTGCCATTAATTTATCTGGGCAATCCTTAGGGGACGAAGTTTTATTAGCCTATATCATTGCCACCTTTAAGGAACATAATACTCTGGCTGCTAAAATCACCTTTGAAATCACCGAAACCGCTGCCATTAGTAATTTACGTGCTGCTACGTCATTTATCAAAGTCTTAAAAAAACATGGCTGCCAGTTTGCATTAGATGACTTTGGCTCGGGCTTATCTTCCTTTGCTTACCTTAAAAACCTACCCGTTGATTATTTAAAAATAGACGGTATGTTTGTGAAGGATATTTTAGATGATCCTATTGATCATGCGATGGTACGCTCAATTAATGAAATTGGTCATGTCATGCAGATTAAAACCATTGCCGAATTTGTTGAGAATACAGCCATTAAACAGCAACTAGAGCATCTTGGTGTCGACTTTGTCCAAGGCTACGGCATTGGCAAGCCATTCCCTATTGAAAAACTGCTATCATAATCATTGAACCCAGTTACCTACACAGCACTCACAATGAAAAAACAGCTCCCCATTGGGCCTATTATGATCGATATTGCAGGCACTACGCTAAGCCAATACGATAAAGAAAAAATAGCACACCCTAATACAGGTGCCATTATTCTGTTTGCTCGCAACTACGAAACACCTGAGCAAGTTGCCGAACTAAACCAACAAATCAAAGCAGCAAGGCAAGCTCCAATTCTGATAGCAGTCGACCAAGAAGGGGGGCGCGTACAACGCTTTCAAACAGGCTTTACCCGCTTACCTCCTGCCGCTGCCTATGCACAACAGCCCGAACTCACTCAAGATGCCAGCTGGTTAATGGCCATGGAGCTACTTGTTTTAGGTATTGATTTTAGCTTTGCACCTGTTTTAGATATAGATTGCGGTATGAGCGAAATTATTGGCAACCGCTCATTCTCTCAAGACCCTGAACAAGCCTGTCAGCTAAGCAGTCTTTTTCGCCAAGGTATGCACCATGCTGGCATGGCGGCAATAGGTAAACATTTTCCTGGACATGGTGCGGTTGCTTTAGATTCGCATTTGACTCTGCCAGTTGATGAGCGCAATTACCAAAGCTTATCTGAACAAGACCTGCTCCCCTTTAAGCAACTTATTGAAGAAGGCTTAGAAGGTATTATGCCTGCTCATGTCGTTTACCCTGCTGTTGATGAATTACCCGCCGGATTTTCTAGTATTTGGATTAATGAAATACTGCGTAAGCAATTAAAATTTAATGGCGCAGTCTTTAGTGATGATTTAAGTATGGAAGGGGCGGCGGCAGTCGGTGACTTTACCTTACGCGCCAAACTTGCCCAAGAGGCAGGCTGTGATATGTTGCTGGTATGTAATAATGAAACTGCGGCCGAACAAGTATTAGAGGCAACACCAATAGAAAACAACAAACTCCGTGAACAACGCTTATTAGCTATGTTAGGGAAAACTAATGCTACTCAACAAGTGTTACAAAATAGCTTAAAATGGCAAACCATTAGTAAAAAAGTTACCGAACTCGCCGAATCTTATGCTCGCTGAAATTGAACAAGTCCAGAAAAATGCGCAATTACTGCATACTGAAGCTGATGTGGAAGCTGCTATTGATCATATGGCGGTGCAAATTAATCGCTCGCTAGCAGACAAAAATCCATTAATTTTGTGCGTAATGAATGGCGGCGTGGTCACAACGGGCAAATTAATGACCAAATTTAATTTTCCGTTAACATTAGATGCGATTAATGTCAGTCGCTATGGTCAGCAAACCAGTGGCAGCCAAATTAACTGGTTACAAAAGCCTGCCAGCTCACTACAAGATCGCACCATTCTTGTTATTGACGACATTCTCGATGAAGGCTTAACACTGCAGGCTATTTATCAATATTGCCATGAGCAGGGAGCAAGTGCAGTTTATAGTGCAGTATTAGTCGATAAACAAATTAATAAAGACAAACCAGTCACCGCTGACTTTGTTGGGCTGTCGGTAGTTAACCGTTATCTATATGGTTATGGTATGGACTATAAAGGTTATTTGCGCAATGCCGCAGGAATCTATGCATGCGCTTAAGAATTAAGAAATAAAAAAATGACAATAACTGCAATTATTGGTGGCTCAGGGCTTACTCAACTGCCATCACTAAAAATCATTGAACAACAACAAATTGAGACCCCTTATGGTGCTCCCTCTTCTGCTTGTGCCCTAGGCGAAATTTATGGGCAGAAAGTTATTTTTCTTGCGCGACACGGTGATCCACACACTATTGCACCACACAAAATTAATTATCGAGCCAATCTATGGGCATTAAAACAAGCTGGTGCTGAACAAATCATTGCTGTTGCTGCTGTTGGCGGCATTACACCTGCAATGTACCCTGCTCGCATTGCCATTCCTGAACAAATTATCGACTACAGTTATGGCCGTGAACATACTTTCTTTGCAGAGGATGAGCAAGCAGTACAACACATTGATTTCAGCTATCCCTACGACGAGGCGTTACGCCAACGCCTTATTCAAAGTGCAGCGAACCTTAATATTCAAGCAGATGGTGTCTATGGCTGTACCCAAGGTCCAAGACTGGAGTCGGCCGCAGAAATTATCCGCATGCAACGTGATGGCTGTGACTTGGTAGGTATGACAGGTATGCCTGAAGCAGCGTTAGCAAAAGAATTAGAAATCCCATATGCCTGTTGTGCCGTTATTGCCAATTGGGCTGCAGGCAAAGCAGAAGGTGAAATTACTATGCCGGAAATCCTTAAAAATTTAGAACAAGGCATGACTGACACCGCAACATTATTACAACACTTCTTCTCAGGAAAAAGCTAATGACCTATAGTATGACGGCTTTCGCCAATAGCGAAGTTAAAGTTGACAATATTGCCATTAACTGTGAATTACGCTCGGTAAATCACCGTTATTGCGATATCACCATCAAAACACCAGAGCGTTTCCGCTTTGCAGAAGATGCAATCCGACTCGCCATTAATAAAAAATTAAAACGCGGCAAGATTGAATGCAGTCTAAGTTTTAAAAAGCACCACCTGACCGAACAAACTCTCAGTATCGACATGGAGGCAGTGCAAGCATTACTTGATAGTACCCAAGCTATTGAGCAATTAATGGTGACAGCAACTCCCTTTACAGCGCTTGATATACTTAACTTCCCAGGTATTCAAAAAGAAGCCGCCAGCGATAAAGATGCCTTACACAAAGCTTTAGTAGAGCTGATACAAACGGCAACAGATAAATTAATCGCCGCACGGCAGCGTGAAGGTGCTGAGCTAGAAAAATTAATTAGTGCCCGCTGCACCAGCATGCAGCAATATGTCAGTCAAGCAAAGCTACGTTTGCCAGTCGTATTATCTCACTTACGCTCAAAATTTAAGCACCATATTGCTGACCTGGTTGCCAACCCTGATTATGATCGAGTTGAGCAAGAAATGGTGCTATTAACCCAAAAGCTTGATGTTGATGAAGAGCTAGATCGCCTAGAAACTCACATCCATGAGGTTTTACGAATTTTAACATTACATGAACCTATCGGCCGGCGATTGGATTTTCTTATGCAAGAAATGAATCGTGAAGCCAATACGCTGGGCTCTAAATCTGCCGATAAAGAAATGACGGGGATTTCTATAGAGCTTAAAGTGTTGATTGAGCAAATGCGTGAACAGGTGCAGAATATAGAGTAAGATTTCACCCCAAATACACACAAAGGCCGCTAACACGCGGCTTTTTGGTTTAATCCAGTTGCACACCCCTCATAAATCACACAATTAATGTGTACCAACATGCGAATATAGAGGGCAAATAAAGCAAACATCCCAAATCGCCGCAAACAAATTCAAGCTACTTCTGTCAGTTTACTCCAGAGCCCCCTTCTAAAAATCATGTAGCCATGCAAATCCATTTGCCGAAATGGAAAGCCAGTGGTTCAGTGCGAGTCAATTTTTGAGATAGAGCTCTCAAAACTTTTGGTGAGCCACGCAGTGACGCACTAGCTATGTTATATTCCAACGACAATGGGTCTCTACCTGCTTGCTGCTATGAACTGGCTTAACACAAATACATGCTCTCTTATGAATGAAAGAACGATTGCAGAAAACTTAAGTCAGTTAGAGTCCCTATTACTTGAACTTAACACGCTGTCAAACTTTTTAACAACGTGTTGGTGGAAGCTCAGGATGAGAAACAAATACAATTGATTAGCGAATTAAGGTTAAAAATTGATACGCTTCAAAATATCATTTACGAATGTCACAAAAAAACGACGTACTTAATTGAGAAAAATAGCCAATCTCCATAAAAAGTACTATTGATATAAACTAAGGCATTCAGTTTATTTATGCACTAGGATCGACATATATACTGATGTTACTTGATGTAAATAAACATTTGAAATTTCGAACCTTAGACCGATTAAAATAAAAATAAAAAAATTATTGATGGTTCAGGAGATAAATAATGAAGATTAATATGCCGGTAACTGATCATGAAGTACATATGGCTGATGGTACTATTTTAGTAACAGAAACCGACACCAAAGGCATTATCACTAAAGCTAATGAGGCTTTTGTTGAAATCAGTGGTTATAGTGAGCCTGAGTTAATTGGTAAAAATCATAACATTGTCCGTCACCCAGACATGCCACCCGAAGCGTTTGAGGATTTATGGTCAACAGTTAAAGCCCATAAACCTTGGGTAGGTATGGTAAAAAATAGATGTAAAAACGGTGATTATTATTGGGTAGAAGCCAATGTAACTCCCATTTATAAAAATGGCCAATATGTGGGTATTATGTCTTGTCGTTATGCGCCTAGCAGGGAACAGGTAAGGTCGGCAGAAGACCTTTATGACAAAATCAAAAAAAAGCAAGCTACCCTAGAAGAAACAGGCCTCTTGCATAAATTGAACTTTATTAAAAGGCTTTCATTTGGGCAGAAATTAGCGGCCATGGGATTTGCCCTATTGTTGCCTGCTTTAATCTTGATAGCCATGCTGTTTTTGGAAAAAAATATAGCCATCGACTTTGCCAATAAAGAAATAAAAGGTTCTGAGTATTTGGTGCCTTTAAAGGGTTTTCTCTCGGATACGGCTAAACATAGGGGCTTAACAAATGCTTATTTTTCATCAGGCAATGCAGTGGATACCAGCTCTATTATGCAGACCAG
Coding sequences:
- a CDS encoding 5'-methylthioinosine phosphorylase — its product is MTITAIIGGSGLTQLPSLKIIEQQQIETPYGAPSSACALGEIYGQKVIFLARHGDPHTIAPHKINYRANLWALKQAGAEQIIAVAAVGGITPAMYPARIAIPEQIIDYSYGREHTFFAEDEQAVQHIDFSYPYDEALRQRLIQSAANLNIQADGVYGCTQGPRLESAAEIIRMQRDGCDLVGMTGMPEAALAKELEIPYACCAVIANWAAGKAEGEITMPEILKNLEQGMTDTATLLQHFFSGKS
- a CDS encoding beta-N-acetylhexosaminidase, translating into MKKQLPIGPIMIDIAGTTLSQYDKEKIAHPNTGAIILFARNYETPEQVAELNQQIKAARQAPILIAVDQEGGRVQRFQTGFTRLPPAAAYAQQPELTQDASWLMAMELLVLGIDFSFAPVLDIDCGMSEIIGNRSFSQDPEQACQLSSLFRQGMHHAGMAAIGKHFPGHGAVALDSHLTLPVDERNYQSLSEQDLLPFKQLIEEGLEGIMPAHVVYPAVDELPAGFSSIWINEILRKQLKFNGAVFSDDLSMEGAAAVGDFTLRAKLAQEAGCDMLLVCNNETAAEQVLEATPIENNKLREQRLLAMLGKTNATQQVLQNSLKWQTISKKVTELAESYAR
- a CDS encoding transposase, IS4 family, with product MFILRDLLSPLQSHFSETTLGKERASLFAYTLLSIIVPFTSSISSNLWRSLETLFGINIKRKRFYTFMASTKLPWQGLWKTAWDLIDNPETDDRLLIALDDFINPKVGKKIFGCETIYDHAAKANQSDYPWAQNVVAIGLLKQIKNRWACLFLDFRHYLPQKAIDAQSDRAKIKGRLQSFETKIGQAAQMIIGVANHFSGKQILAVTDSWFGNAGLLKPVRKEVGSLFDILSRLRCNSVLYDLPETRQSGQRGRPRKYGQRLGSATEMAKCIRHEAAEYQVTLYGKQRTVLAHERIVMLKSLKCKVRVVWVFRKTQWIALFSTDLSLSVTQMIEFYGARWKIESGFKELKQDIGSQKSQCRNAHSVTNHLNFCMMASTLTWIYADRLKADPERRHKVKGRASFAFSDVRRIITEAALNPDFNHVCPKPSNSPINPLIAVLLRMVA
- a CDS encoding hypoxanthine phosphoribosyltransferase: MLAEIEQVQKNAQLLHTEADVEAAIDHMAVQINRSLADKNPLILCVMNGGVVTTGKLMTKFNFPLTLDAINVSRYGQQTSGSQINWLQKPASSLQDRTILVIDDILDEGLTLQAIYQYCHEQGASAVYSAVLVDKQINKDKPVTADFVGLSVVNRYLYGYGMDYKGYLRNAAGIYACA
- a CDS encoding two-component system, chemotaxis family, CheB/CheR fusion protein — translated: MTLRSHFILITLIFICFSAQLWAEVATSVGLEIVKLQLSKQEQAWLDQHQNLTFTGDPNWLPYEAFNKQGEYIGIVAEHLHLVEQQLGIKFNIITSKTWQESVAMVNKDTVDIISTAVDSDLRSELNFTKPYLSSPIVIVMRQDQPYIDSIAAITDKKIALIKDYCYVENITQHYPNQHYLWVDNIKEGLEAVSSGKADALLSTLANTSYSISRSAISNIRIVGKTEFTNKLALGVKKEFSPLIPLLNRALAAISAQHKKQIFDKWGATKFAPKTNYRLITQIAAGFILLIIMVLIWNHKLQQQINARKQAEKALRASEQRFHSMFEDAPLGVALINSFTGKIYEINTQFTHIVGRSKPDIITSDWMLNIHNDDIQALEANLTRLHSGIISSFNINNRYLKPDASIIWLNMTISPLLDEDTSNPKHLCMIEDITASRAKDKVLRIFAESKHADSNDMLMLITEQLMTSSSVNHAIIGTLNQQNPEIIDVLSALVQGEVIENLSYPLKDTPCQNVINGGTYFYPEHLQQLFPKDKVLVDLKLESYFGIPLTNSAQKVIGILAIFDTKAMTLAPGTIELLHSLAVRASIEIERKTAQEQLKKLSLAVEHSPSAVIITDVDSVIEYVNPKFTETTGYAANEILGAKPSLFKSDECATEIYTDLWDTLLAGNEWRGELHNRKKNGDLYWAREFIAPITNDTGDITHFVAIQEDVTEAKLINEEMTHRATHDMLTGLINRAEFEYRLHRIIKTAQQDPTVNHALCFLDLDQFKVVNDTSGHVAGDELLRQLGALLSKQVRQRDTLARIGGDEFAILMEHCGLEQAGRATETIRKLIEDFQFNWEDRSYRIGVSIGLTLINHTIKDASEALKHADLACYAAKDMGRNRVHTYHPNDAQLAKQEGELHWAARITEALENNMFRLYVQAIEPITKPDSNLSYEILLRLQENNGDIIPPGGFLPAIERYNLAHKVDLWVVAHTFEWIMQNTEYLHKIQHFAINLSGQSLGDEVLLAYIIATFKEHNTLAAKITFEITETAAISNLRAATSFIKVLKKHGCQFALDDFGSGLSSFAYLKNLPVDYLKIDGMFVKDILDDPIDHAMVRSINEIGHVMQIKTIAEFVENTAIKQQLEHLGVDFVQGYGIGKPFPIEKLLS